One Pantoea eucalypti genomic region harbors:
- the dusA gene encoding tRNA dihydrouridine(20/20a) synthase DusA has protein sequence MSNFSSQRFSIAPMLDWTDRHCRYFHRQLTGDTLLYTEMVTTGAIIHGKGDYLAYSEAEHPVALQLGGSDPAALAQCAKLAEQRGYDEVNLNVGCPSDRVQNGRFGACLMAEANLVADAIKAMRDVVSIPVTVKTRIGIDELDSYEFLTDFIGTVAGRGECETFIIHARKAWLSGLSPKENREIPPLDYPRVYQLKRDFPHLTIALNGGVKTLEEAQTHLQHLDGVMMGREAYQNPGILAQVDQTLFGRQHPAANPVDVVRAMYPYIEAELAKGTYLGHVTRHMLGLFQGIPGARQWRRHLSENAHKPGADVRVLEAALALVADKIPQEA, from the coding sequence ATGTCTAATTTCTCTTCGCAACGCTTCTCTATTGCCCCTATGCTCGACTGGACCGATCGTCACTGTCGCTATTTTCATCGTCAGCTGACCGGCGATACGCTGCTCTACACCGAAATGGTGACCACGGGCGCGATCATTCATGGCAAAGGGGATTACCTGGCTTACAGTGAGGCGGAACATCCGGTCGCATTGCAGCTCGGTGGAAGCGATCCGGCGGCGCTGGCGCAGTGCGCGAAGCTGGCAGAGCAGCGTGGCTACGATGAAGTGAACCTCAATGTCGGCTGTCCCTCCGATCGCGTACAAAATGGTCGTTTCGGTGCCTGCCTGATGGCCGAAGCGAATCTGGTTGCGGATGCCATTAAAGCGATGCGCGACGTGGTCTCCATTCCGGTCACGGTGAAAACCCGCATCGGGATTGATGAGCTGGATAGCTATGAATTCCTGACTGATTTCATCGGCACGGTGGCGGGACGCGGCGAGTGCGAGACATTTATCATTCATGCGCGCAAAGCCTGGCTCTCTGGCCTCAGCCCTAAAGAGAACCGCGAAATTCCCCCGCTGGATTATCCACGCGTCTATCAGCTGAAACGCGATTTTCCGCATCTGACGATCGCGCTGAATGGCGGCGTGAAAACGCTGGAAGAGGCACAGACTCATCTGCAACACCTCGATGGTGTGATGATGGGACGTGAAGCCTATCAAAACCCCGGCATTCTGGCGCAGGTCGATCAGACGTTGTTTGGTCGTCAGCATCCGGCGGCTAACCCGGTGGACGTGGTGCGCGCCATGTACCCCTACATTGAAGCGGAACTGGCGAAGGGCACCTATCTGGGGCACGTCACGCGCCATATGCTGGGACTGTTCCAGGGCATTCCCGGCGCCCGTCAATGGCGACGCCACCTGAGTGAAAACGCCCACAAACCGGGTGCTGATGTCCGTGTGCTGGAAGCCGCGCTGGCGCTGGTAGCGGATAAGATCCCGCAGGAAGCCTGA
- a CDS encoding diacylglycerol kinase codes for MANNATGLIRIVKAAGYSWQGLRAAWQHEAAFRQEALAALAAIIIACWLDVDVIARILMIGAVVLVVIVEILNSAIEAVVDRIGQEHHPLAGRAKDMGSAAVLISILLALFVWVALLWTHLR; via the coding sequence ATGGCAAATAATGCCACCGGACTTATCAGAATAGTAAAAGCCGCAGGCTACTCCTGGCAGGGACTGCGTGCCGCCTGGCAGCATGAAGCCGCCTTTCGGCAGGAAGCCCTGGCTGCGCTGGCCGCTATTATTATCGCGTGCTGGCTGGATGTCGATGTGATCGCCCGCATCCTCATGATTGGCGCCGTGGTGCTGGTCGTCATTGTCGAAATCCTCAATAGCGCCATTGAAGCGGTGGTTGACCGGATTGGTCAGGAACATCATCCCCTGGCGGGCCGGGCCAAAGACATGGGCTCGGCGGCGGTACTGATCAGCATCTTACTGGCCCTGTTTGTCTGGGTCGCGCTGCTCTGGACACATTTGCGATAA
- a CDS encoding CsbD family protein, producing MNKDEASGNWKQFKGKMKEKWGKLTDDDMQVIEGKRDQLVGKIQERYGYAKDEAEREVADWEGTNKDYRW from the coding sequence ATGAACAAAGATGAAGCGAGCGGTAACTGGAAGCAGTTCAAAGGCAAAATGAAAGAGAAATGGGGCAAGCTGACCGACGATGATATGCAGGTTATCGAAGGTAAACGCGATCAGCTGGTCGGTAAAATCCAGGAACGCTACGGCTATGCAAAAGATGAAGCAGAGCGCGAAGTAGCAGACTGGGAAGGCACCAATAAAGATTACCGCTGGTAA
- a CDS encoding YitT family protein, which produces MDNIAEPSRVPHSRIEDALAMVLGTLMVSFGVIMLKQAGALTGSTAGIAFLISYLSPLSFGSAFFLINIPFYWLAVKRMGWEFTLKTFCAVGLVSLFTQLHPLFVHFSDLNPFYATLFGNVIMGIGFIVLFRHKASLGGINILALWLQDRFGIRAGKLQMAVDTCVVLASLFVVSGPILLASIAGAVILNLIIAMNHRPGRYRV; this is translated from the coding sequence ATGGATAACATCGCAGAACCCTCCCGCGTCCCACATTCGCGCATTGAAGATGCGCTGGCGATGGTGCTCGGCACCCTGATGGTCTCGTTCGGCGTCATTATGCTGAAACAGGCGGGCGCGCTGACCGGCAGCACCGCAGGCATCGCCTTTCTGATCAGTTATCTCTCGCCGCTTTCGTTTGGCAGCGCGTTTTTCCTGATCAACATCCCTTTTTACTGGCTGGCGGTAAAACGCATGGGCTGGGAATTTACCCTTAAAACGTTCTGTGCCGTCGGACTGGTGTCGCTGTTTACCCAGCTGCATCCGCTGTTCGTCCACTTTTCTGACCTTAACCCCTTCTATGCGACACTGTTCGGTAACGTCATCATGGGAATCGGGTTTATAGTGTTATTTCGTCATAAGGCGAGCCTGGGCGGCATCAATATTCTGGCCCTGTGGCTACAGGATCGCTTTGGGATCCGCGCGGGTAAACTGCAAATGGCGGTTGATACCTGCGTCGTGCTGGCCTCACTGTTTGTGGTGAGCGGCCCCATCCTGCTTGCGTCTATTGCGGGCGCGGTGATCCTGAATCTGATAATTGCAATGAACCATCGTCCGGGACGCTATCGGGTTTAA
- the dnaB gene encoding replicative DNA helicase: MAGNKPTNKSNETQDRQLAGVKMPPHSLEAEQSVLGGLMLDNERWDNVSERVVANDFYNRSHRLIFSEMQRLLENSKPIDLITLSESLETRGELEMAGGFAYLAELAKNTPSAANIGAYADIVRERAVVREMISVANQIADAGYDPQGRNSEELLDFAESNVFKIAEARADKDAGPKNIEQILESTVSRIESLYQTPHDGVTGVDTGYQDLNKKTAGLQGSDLIIVAARPSMGKTTFAMNLCENAAMLQEKPVLIFSLEMPSEQIMMRMLASLSRVDQTRIRTGQLDDEDWARISGTMGILLEKKNMYIDDSSGLTPTEVRSRARRIYRENGGLSMIMIDYLQLMRVPALSDNRTLEIAEISRSLKALAKELNVPVVALSQLNRSLEQRADKRPVNSDLRESGSIEQDADLIMFIYRDEVYHENSDLKGIAEIILGKQRNGPIGTVRLTFNGQWSRFDNYAGPQYDDE, translated from the coding sequence ATGGCAGGAAATAAACCCACCAACAAATCGAACGAAACGCAGGATCGCCAGCTCGCAGGCGTGAAAATGCCCCCGCATTCTCTGGAAGCGGAGCAGTCGGTGCTCGGTGGGTTAATGCTGGATAACGAGCGCTGGGATAACGTCTCTGAGCGCGTCGTCGCGAATGACTTTTACAACCGCTCGCATCGGCTGATTTTTTCCGAGATGCAGCGGCTGCTGGAAAACAGCAAACCCATTGACCTGATTACGCTCTCCGAATCGCTGGAAACCCGTGGTGAACTGGAGATGGCGGGCGGATTCGCCTATCTGGCTGAACTGGCGAAAAACACCCCGAGCGCGGCAAACATTGGCGCGTATGCTGACATCGTGCGTGAACGTGCGGTGGTGCGTGAGATGATCTCCGTCGCCAACCAGATTGCCGATGCCGGTTACGATCCGCAGGGACGTAACAGCGAAGAGCTGCTCGATTTTGCCGAGTCGAACGTCTTTAAAATTGCGGAAGCGCGCGCGGATAAAGATGCTGGCCCGAAAAACATTGAGCAGATTCTGGAATCGACCGTCTCCCGTATCGAATCGCTCTATCAGACGCCGCACGATGGTGTCACCGGCGTCGATACCGGCTATCAGGATCTGAATAAAAAGACCGCAGGCCTGCAGGGCTCTGACCTGATTATTGTCGCCGCACGTCCGTCGATGGGTAAAACCACCTTTGCGATGAACCTGTGCGAAAACGCCGCCATGCTGCAGGAAAAGCCGGTGCTGATATTCAGTCTGGAGATGCCCAGCGAGCAGATCATGATGCGTATGCTGGCCTCGCTCTCCCGCGTCGATCAGACCCGCATCCGAACCGGACAGCTGGATGATGAGGACTGGGCGCGAATCTCCGGCACCATGGGCATCCTGCTGGAGAAGAAGAACATGTACATTGATGACTCTTCTGGCCTGACGCCTACCGAAGTGCGTTCGCGCGCCCGGCGCATCTACCGTGAAAACGGTGGCTTAAGCATGATCATGATCGACTACTTACAGCTGATGCGTGTGCCGGCGCTGTCGGACAACCGTACGCTGGAAATTGCGGAGATCTCCCGCTCGCTGAAAGCACTGGCCAAAGAGCTGAATGTACCGGTGGTGGCGCTGTCGCAGCTCAACCGCTCACTGGAACAGCGTGCTGACAAGCGTCCGGTCAACTCGGATCTGCGTGAATCGGGCTCGATCGAGCAGGATGCGGATTTGATCATGTTTATCTACCGCGATGAGGTTTACCACGAAAACAGCGATCTCAAAGGGATCGCCGAGATCATTCTGGGTAAACAGCGTAATGGTCCCATCGGTACGGTGCGCCTGACCTTTAACGGTCAGTGGTCGCGCTTTGATAACTACGCGGGCCCGCAATACGACGACGAATAA
- a CDS encoding Lrp/AsnC family transcriptional regulator yields the protein MTHVDDYDLKILTLLQSNGRLTNQELSDLVGLSASQCSRRRINLEQANLILGYHARLSPDAIGLGMVGLIEVRLINHTAEYVESFHRMVEQEQAIVDAYKTTGDADYLLKVAVADLNSLSALISQLVAGHQSVSHVKTSVVLGRMKENGLMMIPGEKTR from the coding sequence ATGACTCACGTAGACGATTACGACCTTAAAATCCTCACTTTATTACAATCTAACGGCCGTCTGACCAATCAGGAACTTAGCGATCTGGTCGGCCTTTCCGCCTCACAATGTTCCCGCCGCCGTATCAATCTGGAACAGGCTAATCTCATCCTGGGTTATCACGCCCGGCTGTCGCCCGATGCGATCGGACTTGGCATGGTGGGATTAATCGAGGTGCGCTTAATTAACCACACCGCAGAATATGTCGAGAGCTTTCACCGCATGGTGGAGCAGGAGCAGGCGATCGTGGACGCTTACAAAACGACCGGTGACGCTGACTATCTGCTTAAAGTGGCGGTGGCTGATCTCAATTCCCTCAGTGCACTAATCAGCCAGTTAGTCGCGGGCCACCAGAGTGTTTCCCATGTGAAAACCTCGGTAGTACTGGGACGAATGAAAGAGAACGGGCTGATGATGATCCCCGGAGAGAAGACGCGCTAA
- the dinF gene encoding MATE family efflux transporter DinF translates to MRFITATDKNLWRLALPMILSNITVPLLGVVDTAVIGHLDSPVYLGGVAVGTTVTSFLFMLLLFLRMSTTGLTAQAFGAGDKTALARALTQPLIIALLAGVLFIALRYPIIQLATHLVGGNPDVLEQAALFIQIRWLSAPATLANLVILGWLLGVQYARAPVILLIVGNLVNIVLDLWLVMGLHWGVAGAATATALAEYITLGVGGIMVWRVLKLRGITFNLLKQSWRGDSGRLLRLNRDIMLRSLMLQLCFASLTVLGARLGPDVVAVNAVLLMFITFTAYALDGFAYAVEAFAGEAHGAKDGSKLQHVWHSACRQAVVVALFFSLVYAIFGPQIVTLLTSLESLQQTADRYLVWQIIMPLIGVWCYLLDGMFIGATRGREMRNSMVVAAAGYFLTLLSVPLLGNHGLWLAVTVFLALRGLSLWLIWRKHWRQNSWFEA, encoded by the coding sequence ATGCGCTTTATCACGGCAACGGATAAAAATCTCTGGCGGCTTGCGCTGCCGATGATCCTTTCAAATATCACCGTTCCCTTACTGGGCGTGGTCGATACTGCAGTTATTGGTCATCTCGACAGCCCTGTCTATCTTGGCGGGGTTGCGGTCGGGACCACAGTGACCAGCTTCCTCTTTATGCTGCTGCTTTTCCTTCGAATGAGTACCACTGGCCTGACGGCGCAGGCGTTTGGTGCGGGCGATAAAACCGCTCTGGCACGCGCGCTGACGCAGCCGCTGATCATTGCGCTGCTGGCCGGCGTGCTGTTCATCGCATTGCGTTATCCGATTATTCAGCTGGCGACCCATCTGGTAGGTGGCAATCCTGATGTACTGGAACAGGCGGCGCTGTTTATTCAGATTCGCTGGCTCAGTGCACCTGCCACGCTGGCAAACCTGGTCATCCTGGGCTGGCTGTTGGGCGTTCAGTATGCGCGGGCGCCGGTAATCCTGCTGATAGTGGGCAATCTGGTGAACATCGTGCTCGATCTCTGGCTGGTGATGGGGCTGCACTGGGGTGTCGCGGGAGCAGCAACCGCCACGGCGCTGGCGGAGTACATCACGCTGGGCGTCGGCGGCATCATGGTCTGGCGGGTGTTAAAGCTGCGCGGTATTACGTTTAATCTGCTGAAGCAGAGCTGGCGCGGTGACAGCGGCCGACTGCTGCGACTGAACCGGGATATCATGTTGCGCTCTCTGATGCTGCAGCTCTGTTTCGCCTCGCTGACCGTGCTGGGTGCGCGGCTGGGTCCGGACGTGGTGGCGGTTAACGCGGTATTACTGATGTTCATTACCTTTACTGCCTACGCGCTGGATGGTTTTGCCTACGCGGTTGAAGCTTTTGCCGGCGAAGCGCATGGCGCAAAAGATGGCAGTAAATTGCAGCACGTCTGGCACTCAGCCTGTCGGCAGGCGGTGGTAGTCGCGCTCTTCTTCTCGCTGGTTTATGCCATTTTTGGCCCGCAGATTGTTACCCTGCTGACCTCGCTTGAGTCACTGCAGCAGACAGCTGACCGCTATCTGGTCTGGCAGATAATCATGCCGCTGATCGGCGTCTGGTGTTATCTGCTGGATGGAATGTTCATCGGGGCGACACGTGGACGCGAGATGCGTAACAGTATGGTCGTGGCGGCGGCTGGCTACTTTCTGACGCTGCTCAGCGTACCGTTGCTGGGCAACCACGGTCTCTGGCTGGCGGTGACGGTATTCCTGGCGCTGCGCGGCCTGTCACTGTGGCTCATCTGGCGTAAGCACTGGCGTCAGAACAGCTGGTTTGAGGCGTGA
- the zur gene encoding zinc uptake transcriptional repressor Zur — MTNMTSQQILIQAEKMCLQRGVRLTSQRAEVLRLMAEQPGSISAYDLLDQLRVSEPQAKPPTVYRALDFLLEQGFIHRVESNNSYVMCHHFEAPAHTSVMLVCDRCAAVTEKQAQGVEKIIATLAGEAQFALRHSVIEAHGLCESCAVVEACTHHESCDHNHQDEGKKRGKRG, encoded by the coding sequence ATGACCAACATGACGTCGCAGCAAATTTTGATTCAGGCCGAAAAAATGTGCCTGCAGCGCGGTGTGCGTCTGACTTCGCAACGTGCTGAGGTGTTGCGCCTGATGGCGGAACAGCCGGGCTCTATCAGCGCCTACGACCTGCTGGATCAACTTCGCGTCAGCGAACCACAGGCTAAGCCGCCCACGGTCTATCGGGCGCTGGATTTCCTGCTGGAACAGGGTTTCATTCATCGGGTGGAATCCAACAATAGCTACGTCATGTGTCACCACTTTGAAGCACCGGCACATACGTCAGTCATGCTGGTCTGTGACCGTTGTGCAGCCGTTACAGAGAAACAGGCACAGGGCGTAGAAAAGATTATCGCGACACTGGCGGGTGAAGCGCAGTTTGCATTACGCCACAGCGTGATTGAAGCACATGGTTTATGTGAAAGTTGTGCCGTCGTTGAAGCCTGCACGCACCATGAGAGTTGCGATCATAATCATCAGGATGAGGGTAAAAAGCGGGGAAAACGCGGCTGA
- the lexA gene encoding transcriptional repressor LexA, which produces MKALTSRQQQVYDLIRDHISSTGMPPTRAEIAAQLGFRSPNAAEEHLKALARKGVIEIVSGASRGIRLLMEEEVSEGLPLIGRVAAGEPIMAQEHIETHYKVDPGLFKPSADFLLRVSGMSMKDIGIMDGDLLAVHKTQDVRNGQVVVARIDDEVTVKRWKKQGAIVHLLPENSDFDPIVVDTRAQSLTIEGLAVGVVRNGEWL; this is translated from the coding sequence ATGAAAGCATTAACCAGCAGGCAGCAGCAGGTCTATGACCTGATTCGCGACCATATATCTTCAACGGGCATGCCGCCTACGCGTGCAGAGATCGCCGCGCAACTGGGCTTCCGTTCGCCAAATGCGGCTGAAGAGCATCTGAAAGCGCTGGCGCGTAAAGGCGTTATTGAGATCGTTTCGGGTGCATCACGCGGCATTCGTCTGTTAATGGAAGAAGAAGTTTCAGAAGGACTACCGCTGATTGGCCGGGTTGCTGCCGGTGAGCCGATCATGGCGCAGGAACATATCGAAACCCACTACAAAGTGGATCCGGGCCTGTTCAAGCCTTCTGCCGACTTCCTGCTGCGCGTCAGCGGAATGTCGATGAAAGATATCGGGATTATGGACGGCGACCTGCTCGCGGTACATAAAACCCAGGATGTGCGCAACGGTCAGGTTGTCGTTGCACGCATTGATGATGAAGTCACCGTTAAACGCTGGAAAAAGCAGGGTGCTATCGTGCATCTTCTGCCTGAAAACAGCGATTTTGACCCTATCGTGGTCGACACCCGTGCGCAGTCACTGACCATTGAAGGTCTTGCGGTTGGCGTGGTGCGTAACGGCGAGTGGCTTTGA
- a CDS encoding conjugal transfer protein TraF: MVKKSAQRSALKYSAVVTALFLSSSAMAAGTWYDARNDAMGGTGVASSLYGSAVLANPALMTRAKPDDNVSIIVPSAGIQVTDKDKLLDKVDDISDTVDRYRTVLNNFTPADFFRGYPELRAASGDVANKLSDLRGNKADGSAGAAVAVTIPNETLPFAFITKAYGTAHVRANVVQGDIDYLRGVADGTRFPRPGDQNNLRSSANGLAALTTDYGVAVAHEFTIAGQPVSVGVTPKVQKTWLYNYTASIYNYDKNDINNSKYRSTDTGFNVDAGLATTFAENWTLGVTGQNLVSRDLQTREVNGYRDTYQIRPLVTTGLSWDKGPFTVTGDVDLTETKRFKSQDNSQYAAVGAEYRVFDWLQLRGGYRADMRSHDENVATAGFGVSPFNKAVHLDLAGSVGANNTWGAMMQLGFNF, encoded by the coding sequence ATGGTGAAAAAATCCGCTCAACGTTCAGCGCTGAAGTACTCCGCTGTAGTGACCGCGCTTTTCCTTTCTTCTTCCGCCATGGCGGCAGGGACCTGGTACGATGCACGTAATGACGCCATGGGTGGCACCGGCGTAGCATCTTCTCTTTATGGTTCCGCAGTGCTGGCGAACCCGGCATTGATGACGCGTGCTAAACCCGACGATAACGTCAGCATTATTGTTCCTTCAGCGGGTATTCAGGTTACTGACAAAGATAAGCTGCTTGATAAAGTTGATGATATTTCGGACACCGTGGATCGTTACCGCACAGTGCTGAATAACTTTACGCCAGCGGATTTCTTCCGCGGCTACCCTGAATTACGCGCCGCCTCCGGCGATGTCGCTAACAAACTCAGCGATTTGCGTGGCAACAAAGCGGATGGCAGTGCGGGTGCGGCCGTGGCCGTGACCATCCCCAATGAGACCCTGCCTTTCGCCTTTATCACCAAAGCCTACGGAACCGCGCACGTCCGCGCCAATGTCGTACAGGGTGATATCGACTATCTGCGCGGTGTTGCTGACGGTACGCGGTTCCCACGTCCTGGCGATCAAAATAACCTGCGCTCCAGCGCCAATGGCCTGGCGGCACTGACCACCGATTACGGTGTCGCGGTGGCGCATGAGTTCACCATCGCCGGTCAGCCAGTATCTGTTGGTGTGACGCCAAAAGTGCAGAAAACCTGGCTCTATAACTATACCGCCAGCATCTACAACTACGACAAGAACGACATCAACAATAGTAAGTATCGCAGCACCGACACCGGCTTTAACGTTGATGCCGGTCTGGCGACCACCTTTGCTGAAAACTGGACGCTGGGCGTGACCGGACAGAACCTGGTTTCACGCGATCTGCAGACCAGAGAGGTCAATGGTTACCGCGACACCTACCAGATTCGCCCGCTGGTCACCACCGGTCTCTCCTGGGATAAAGGTCCGTTTACCGTGACGGGCGATGTGGATCTGACTGAAACCAAACGCTTCAAAAGCCAGGATAACAGCCAGTATGCGGCGGTGGGCGCGGAATACCGCGTATTTGACTGGCTGCAGCTGCGTGGCGGTTATCGTGCGGACATGCGTTCTCACGACGAGAATGTCGCCACAGCAGGTTTTGGTGTGTCACCGTTTAACAAAGCCGTCCATCTGGATCTGGCTGGCTCAGTGGGTGCTAACAACACCTGGGGCGCGATGATGCAGCTCGGCTTTAACTTCTAA
- a CDS encoding quinone oxidoreductase: protein MAKRIQFSAHGGPDVLAWTDFEPADPAEHEVQVENRAIGINYIDTYVRSGLYPVADFPSGLGTEAAGVVSRVGHGVTLFKPGDRVVYCMAAMGAYSDVHNVAEDRLMHLPEAISFEQGAASFLKGLTTQYLLRQTYKISAGETFLFHAAAGGVGLIACQWAKALGAHLIGTVGSAEKATMAKNAGAWATINYREENIAQRVSELTEGKKVAVVYDSVGKDTWEASLDSLRRHGLMVSFGNASGPVTGVDLSILNKKGSLFVTRPSLFGYVTNRQELEIASAELFSLLASGAIKVDVPEQQKFALKEASKAHQLLESRATQGSCLLIP, encoded by the coding sequence ATGGCAAAGCGTATTCAGTTCAGCGCACATGGCGGTCCGGACGTTTTAGCGTGGACGGATTTTGAACCTGCTGACCCCGCTGAACATGAAGTGCAGGTTGAAAATCGCGCTATCGGGATTAATTACATCGATACTTATGTTCGCAGCGGGCTCTATCCGGTTGCCGATTTTCCCTCAGGCCTGGGGACAGAAGCCGCGGGCGTGGTGTCGCGCGTAGGCCATGGTGTGACCCTGTTTAAACCCGGCGATCGCGTGGTCTACTGCATGGCGGCTATGGGTGCTTACAGTGACGTGCACAACGTGGCGGAAGATCGCCTGATGCATCTTCCGGAAGCCATCAGCTTTGAGCAGGGCGCAGCCAGCTTTCTGAAAGGACTCACCACGCAATATCTGTTGCGCCAGACCTATAAAATCAGCGCCGGTGAGACCTTCCTGTTTCATGCTGCCGCCGGCGGCGTCGGGTTAATCGCCTGTCAGTGGGCAAAAGCGCTGGGTGCGCATTTGATCGGCACTGTGGGTTCAGCGGAAAAAGCCACAATGGCGAAAAATGCCGGCGCCTGGGCGACCATTAATTACCGCGAAGAGAACATTGCACAACGCGTCAGCGAGCTGACTGAAGGGAAAAAAGTGGCCGTGGTGTATGACTCCGTGGGTAAAGATACCTGGGAGGCGTCGCTGGACTCGCTGCGCCGTCATGGCCTGATGGTCAGTTTTGGTAACGCATCGGGGCCGGTAACCGGCGTTGATCTCAGTATTCTGAATAAGAAAGGCTCACTGTTTGTGACCCGCCCTTCACTCTTTGGCTATGTCACCAACCGTCAGGAGCTGGAAATCGCCAGCGCCGAACTGTTCTCTCTGCTGGCGAGTGGCGCAATTAAAGTGGATGTGCCGGAACAGCAGAAGTTTGCGCTGAAAGAGGCCAGCAAAGCGCACCAGTTGCTGGAGAGCCGCGCCACGCAGGGATCCTGTCTGTTAATCCCGTAA
- the pspG gene encoding envelope stress response protein PspG: protein MEILFVLGFFLMLLLTGVSLIGVLAALVVATIVMFVGGLFALVIKVLPWLVLAVIAVWLHRAFFGDSDARARRKLRRKIDRLDRKGWR from the coding sequence GTGGAAATATTATTCGTATTAGGGTTTTTCCTGATGCTGTTGCTGACCGGTGTTTCGCTGATTGGTGTGCTGGCGGCACTGGTTGTCGCAACCATCGTGATGTTTGTCGGTGGACTGTTCGCACTCGTGATCAAAGTATTGCCGTGGCTGGTGCTGGCGGTGATCGCTGTATGGCTGCATCGGGCCTTTTTTGGCGACAGCGATGCGCGAGCGCGTCGTAAGCTGAGACGTAAAATCGACAGGCTGGACCGTAAAGGCTGGCGCTAA